In Borrelia duttonii Ly, the sequence TTAACGGTTCTAATAAATTTAGGTTAATTTTATCAGGAAGTCCCCCTACATTATGATGTGATTTAATATTTTTTGAAGAGCAAACACACCCATAATGATCGACACCATACTTAAATAAAAAATAATTAATCCAATAAACTTATATTAACTTTCTAATTACCAGAATAACAAAAATAAACACCTTATATTCAATAATTACCTTATTCATACCATAATCGTTTAACATTATTTTTCTTTATTAGTAAAAATTTATTCAATTCAATAGCCTCATAAATTCCTAACAACAAATACTATAAAACACTACTATTTTTATCTAAAAACAACATATCCTTTGAAACAAATTAACAAAAAAACAACAAACTCAATATCAAACATTGAGTATTATATTTCACTAAATCATCACTATTAAGTCTATCTTAAAAGTAATTAATAAGTAATGATTAATACTTTTTCCTAACTTTATAATAAAAAAATTTATTAAAATCAATAATACAAATTATGTCACTTCAAATACTCAATCTAAATCCTAAATAATAAAAAAATTATCAATAACTATCTTTCATATCTATCAATCACCATACAAAATTCTTTAGAAAATGTTAGCTTAGCTAATTTAATGAGAAAATATCAACTTTAAAACAAAAATAAAAAATAACAAAAATATAACGGGAGAAACTTTGATACCTTCTCTGGTAATTAAACCATATAACACACTTATAATCACATAAAAAATTATCCCTACTCCTATACCCACAGCTATACTATAAGTTAGAGGAATTAAAAATAATATTAAAAAACTTGGAATAGCTTCTCTAATATTTGCAAAATCAATATTTTTTATGTCCTTGCACATAAAAAATCCCACATATATTAAAGCAGCTGATGTAGCACCAGTAGGAACAGCAACAAATAAAGGTGCAAAAAATACCGACAATATAAATAAAATACCTGTAACAACTGACGTAAATCCTGTTTTACCTCCCTCTGCAATGCCTGTTGAACTTTCAATGTAGGTAGTCACAGGAGATACTCCTAACAAAGCTCCAAAAGTTGTAGCAACAGCATCAACTAATAATATTTTATTAGCATTACGTATCTTACCTCGACTATCAACCAAATTACCCTTTGACGCAACTCCTACCAAAGTCCCAATAGTATCAAATAAATCATTAAATAATAAAATAAATACTATAAAACTAAAACTCCAAAAATTTTTACCCAACACATATTCAAAACTCAATTTATTAAATATAGGTGCAATTGATTCATATCTTAAAAAACCATCTGGCAACCTAATACCCATATTTAAAGCAGCATTTCTATCAAAAAGAGCATAACACCATGCTATTAAAGTGGTCATACAAATTGACAATAAGATACTCCCTTTCATCATTTTCAGTTCAAAAACAAATATAGCAATAATACCTAACAATGTAAGTAAAACCTTAAAATTCATAATATGACCAAGTCCAACCAACGTAGACTCATTCCTAACAATGATCTCACTATTAACGAAACCAATAAATGCAATAAATAAACCTATACCAACAGTAATCGCACACCTTAAATTCCCTGGTATAGCATTTACAATCTCTTCACGCATTCCTGACAGAGACAAAACAATAAAAATAATACCCTCAATAAAAACTGCTCCCAAAGCTATTTCCCAAGGTATATTCATTCCTTTTACAACAGAAAACGCAAAAAACGCATTAATACCCATCCCCGATGCCAATGCTAAAGGAGTATTTGTATAAAATCCCATAAAAATGGTAGCAAATCCAGCCGTTAAACATGTAGCTGTTACCAATGCTCCTATAGGCATACCTGCATGAGAGAGTATATAAGGATTAACAACTATTATATATGCCATACTTAAAAACGTTGTAATTCCAGCTATAATTTCTGTTTTATAATCAATACTATTATTTTTAATCTGAGATATTAATGTTTCATTATTGTCACTCAAAATAAATTCCTCCCAAACATCTTAGTTGTATCAAAAATTAAAATTAATATCATTATACTCTTATATTAATACTATAATCAAAAAATAAAAAAAAAGATAAAAATCACTATATACAAATATCTCAAATAATCTTATTATTTTGCAATAACACATCTTCACTATTAGAATTATTAGAAAAAATAATAGTCTTAAGTACTTGACCAGCACTATTTATAATAAAAAATTTTTTTCTTCTAATAAGCTCTAGATACACTTTTAGAGACACATCCTTACCAACACTAAAAAAAGTCTGAATATACTCGCTACCAATTCTTTTATATCTCCTAAATAAAAACAAAGCTACTATATCATTGTCACACTTTAAAAACAATGGTTCTTTATATCTTAAATGAAACTTTCCAGCAATGGTAAAATAATGCCTTAAAGAAATTTTATTATTCCCAAATATTAATCTAATATATTTTGAATTTTTACTTAACCCTTCAAGACCCTTATCAATATCCTTCAAATCAATAGTCTCACAAGAAAACATTAAAAAAACAAAATGTAATAAAATAAAATATTTAATAAACTTTATCATTAACCTATTATGGAAATTTTATATACCAACATAATTTATTATAAAATATTATTCTCAAGAGCATACTTCAGAGTATTTCTACTACTTTCAAAATCAACATCAATAAACTTGGCATCATATTCAAGAGTCTCACGAGTCCATACTTGATAAGAATACTCATCTAAAACAAAAGATAAACTTTTATGAGGATTAAGAGCCCTTAAGATTAAATCAGAATTGCCTCTATCAATATTAACATATAAAAATCTAAATCTCCCAATACTTACAACTTTAGAAATACTAACATTACCAATATAGTTACCATCTTGTATCAATTTCAAATAATCACTATTAAAATCCGACTTTAAGTCCAAATTCAACACTATATTCAAGAACACAGAAAAATTATTAGTTAACTTATCTCTTTTGATATAAATTTGACTGTTTGGATAAAAATAAAGAAAATAACTTGCCCTCTCTATTTTATCAAATTTTTTATCTAAAATCTCATGTACACTTAAAGTCTTACATGAAAAAAAAAACAAAACAAATAAGAAAAAACTATATCTCATAATTAAATTATATTATACAATATGAAAAGGAGAATGTTTATATTGAATGAAATCCAATAATTTTAGCTCATATATTAAAACACCTTATATTTATTCTGATTATATAATCTCAAAATATGCTGTATTGCTTATCCCCGTCCCTATCATCAAAATTGCAATAGGAGAAGGACTTAAAGTATTTGAAATTACATTTGAAGAAAAATATAAAAATTTTTCTGGATATATTAAACCAAATAAAAAAGCTATATATATAAATGAAACAATGAACTTAACAAATAAAAGATTCGCAATAGCACAGCAACTTGGTCACTATTTAATGCATAAATACCAAGTTTTTAATCCATCAAAAAGAACAGATATAAT encodes:
- a CDS encoding NCS2 family permease, which produces MSDNNETLISQIKNNSIDYKTEIIAGITTFLSMAYIIVVNPYILSHAGMPIGALVTATCLTAGFATIFMGFYTNTPLALASGMGINAFFAFSVVKGMNIPWEIALGAVFIEGIIFIVLSLSGMREEIVNAIPGNLRCAITVGIGLFIAFIGFVNSEIIVRNESTLVGLGHIMNFKVLLTLLGIIAIFVFELKMMKGSILLSICMTTLIAWCYALFDRNAALNMGIRLPDGFLRYESIAPIFNKLSFEYVLGKNFWSFSFIVFILLFNDLFDTIGTLVGVASKGNLVDSRGKIRNANKILLVDAVATTFGALLGVSPVTTYIESSTGIAEGGKTGFTSVVTGILFILSVFFAPLFVAVPTGATSAALIYVGFFMCKDIKNIDFANIREAIPSFLILFLIPLTYSIAVGIGVGIIFYVIISVLYGLITREGIKVSPVIFLLFFIFVLKLIFSH